A region of Geobacillus sp. 46C-IIa DNA encodes the following proteins:
- a CDS encoding (Fe-S)-binding protein, translating to MSTVMNERADSPACATASLGNYRFSDLPDPSKWADCVHCGMCLESCPTYEQTGEEQHSPRGRVHLMKSVGEGKLDLTPDLLDPIFTCLDCRACTTACPADVDVGGLIEQVRGQLRQAVPLTGWKALVSDFFLKGVFPHPSRLDWFGRLLKLYQKSGLQTVARKTGVLRIMPDHLAEMEAILPEVGTPVRKKYKREPLIKAKGETKRTVAILTGCVMDVMFSDINEATIRVLTRNGNDVVIVPNQTCCGALHVHAGDRETGRKLAKQNIEAFQGVDHVIVNAAGCGAMLKEYPELFRHDPTWHEKAEQFASKVEDVSKFLHDTGFKPPKAELNVRLTYHDACHLAHGQGIRQEPRAVINSIPGVEMVAMSNADRCCGSAGIYNITHPEMAQAVLESKMQNVPQEVELISMGNPGCMLQMALGVMKHGRNQKIVHTVQLLDWAYQKEEGKDVRI from the coding sequence ATGAGCACAGTGATGAATGAGCGGGCGGACAGCCCGGCTTGTGCGACCGCAAGCCTTGGCAACTACCGGTTTAGCGATTTGCCCGACCCGAGCAAATGGGCCGACTGCGTCCATTGCGGCATGTGTTTAGAGTCGTGTCCGACGTACGAACAAACCGGCGAAGAGCAGCACTCCCCGCGCGGCCGCGTTCATTTGATGAAGTCGGTCGGCGAAGGGAAGCTTGATTTAACGCCGGATTTGCTTGACCCGATTTTTACGTGCCTAGACTGCCGCGCCTGCACGACAGCGTGTCCGGCTGATGTCGATGTCGGCGGACTCATTGAACAAGTGCGCGGCCAGCTTCGCCAGGCGGTGCCGCTCACGGGCTGGAAGGCGCTGGTGAGCGACTTTTTCTTAAAAGGGGTGTTCCCGCACCCGTCGCGCCTTGATTGGTTTGGCCGCCTGTTGAAGCTATACCAAAAAAGCGGGCTGCAGACGGTGGCGCGTAAGACCGGGGTGCTGCGGATAATGCCGGACCATTTGGCCGAGATGGAGGCCATTTTGCCGGAAGTCGGCACGCCGGTACGGAAAAAATATAAGCGTGAGCCGCTGATTAAGGCCAAAGGGGAAACGAAGCGGACGGTCGCGATCTTGACCGGCTGCGTGATGGACGTGATGTTCTCCGACATTAACGAGGCGACGATCCGCGTGTTGACGCGTAACGGCAACGATGTCGTCATCGTGCCGAACCAGACGTGTTGCGGGGCGCTTCATGTTCATGCCGGCGACCGCGAAACGGGGCGGAAGCTCGCCAAGCAAAACATTGAGGCGTTTCAAGGGGTCGACCATGTGATCGTCAACGCCGCCGGTTGCGGCGCGATGTTGAAGGAGTATCCGGAGTTGTTCCGGCATGACCCAACATGGCATGAAAAAGCGGAACAGTTTGCCTCCAAAGTCGAGGATGTGTCCAAATTTTTGCATGACACGGGCTTCAAGCCGCCGAAAGCGGAACTGAACGTGCGCCTCACGTACCATGATGCGTGCCATTTAGCCCATGGCCAAGGCATCCGCCAGGAGCCGCGCGCTGTAATCAACAGCATTCCAGGCGTGGAGATGGTCGCCATGTCGAACGCCGACCGCTGCTGCGGCAGCGCGGGGATTTACAACATCACCCACCCGGAAATGGCGCAGGCGGTGCTGGAGAGCAAAATGCAAAACGTGCCGCAAGAAGTGGAACTCATCTCGATGGGCAACCCGGGCTGCATGCTGCAAATGGCGCTTGGCGTCATGAAACACGGGCGGAACCAAAAAATCGTCCATACGGTGCAGCTGTTAGATTGGGCGTACCAAAAAGAGGAAGGGAAGGACGTGCGCATATGA
- a CDS encoding FAD-linked oxidase C-terminal domain-containing protein, with translation MRKRPIATNDPHIRALARIVGETAILYRKEDLMAYDCDGFTVHRHLPKAVVFPNSTEEVAAVVKYCYEHELPFLARGAGTGLSGGAIPLNGEVVISLTRMKRLLHVDLENRRAVVEPGFVNLKLTNSVAHRGYYYAPDPSSQYCCTIGGNVAENAGGAHCLKYGVTTNHILGLEVVLPDGEIVEIGENGVPDPPGYDLLGLLTGSEGTLGIVTKITVRLLKNPEAKQTVLAYFDEVEDASQTVSDIISAGIVPAALEMMDQTAIEAVEAAAFPVGHPKDIAALLLIEVDGISAGIGEQIDDILTICRRHHVREVRVAESEEERARWWANRKTGFGAMGAISPDYLVQDGVIPRSRLPEVLREIANISRKYRLRIANIFHAGDGNLHPLVLFDANQPGETERALAAGSECLKACAAVGGSITGEHGVGLEKKEEMRFIFNDEEILAQTAIRDVFNPKNLLNAGKLFPTPGRCVETKRTPSAVK, from the coding sequence ATGAGAAAACGGCCCATTGCAACGAACGACCCGCACATTCGGGCGCTCGCCCGCATTGTCGGCGAAACGGCGATTTTGTACCGGAAGGAAGATTTAATGGCGTATGACTGCGACGGCTTTACCGTCCACCGCCATTTGCCGAAAGCGGTCGTATTTCCGAATAGCACGGAAGAAGTGGCAGCGGTCGTCAAATATTGCTATGAGCACGAGCTGCCGTTTCTCGCCCGCGGTGCTGGCACAGGGTTAAGCGGCGGGGCGATTCCGTTAAACGGGGAAGTCGTCATTAGCTTGACGCGGATGAAGCGGCTTTTGCACGTCGATCTCGAAAACCGGCGCGCTGTTGTTGAACCGGGGTTTGTCAACTTGAAGCTGACGAATTCCGTCGCGCACCGCGGCTATTACTATGCGCCTGACCCGTCGAGCCAATATTGCTGCACGATCGGCGGCAATGTCGCGGAAAACGCTGGCGGCGCCCATTGCTTAAAATACGGGGTGACGACGAACCATATTTTAGGTCTTGAAGTCGTCTTGCCCGATGGCGAAATCGTTGAAATTGGAGAAAACGGCGTTCCTGACCCGCCCGGCTACGACTTGCTCGGGCTGTTGACCGGATCAGAGGGGACGCTTGGCATCGTGACGAAAATTACCGTCCGTCTGCTGAAAAATCCCGAGGCGAAACAGACGGTGCTCGCTTATTTTGATGAAGTCGAAGACGCAAGCCAAACTGTTTCCGACATTATTTCCGCCGGGATCGTGCCGGCGGCGCTTGAGATGATGGACCAAACGGCCATAGAAGCGGTCGAAGCGGCCGCGTTTCCGGTTGGGCATCCGAAAGATATCGCCGCGCTTTTGCTCATTGAAGTGGACGGCATTTCTGCCGGGATCGGCGAACAAATTGACGACATTTTAACGATTTGCCGCCGCCATCATGTGCGTGAAGTGAGGGTGGCTGAGTCGGAAGAAGAACGGGCCCGCTGGTGGGCGAATCGGAAAACCGGCTTTGGCGCCATGGGAGCGATTTCGCCCGACTATTTAGTGCAAGACGGCGTCATTCCGCGCAGCCGGCTGCCGGAAGTGTTGCGGGAAATTGCCAACATTAGCCGTAAATATCGGTTGAGGATTGCAAACATTTTCCATGCCGGCGATGGCAACTTGCATCCGCTCGTTCTGTTTGATGCCAACCAACCAGGGGAGACGGAGCGGGCGCTCGCAGCCGGAAGCGAATGCCTCAAGGCGTGCGCGGCTGTCGGCGGGTCGATCACCGGGGAGCATGGCGTTGGCCTTGAGAAAAAAGAAGAGATGCGCTTTATTTTCAACGACGAAGAAATTTTGGCGCAAACGGCGATCCGCGACGTGTTCAATCCGAAAAACTTGCTCAACGCCGGCAAGCTGTTTCCGACGCCAGGACGGTGTGTAGAGACAAAACGGACGCCGTCGGCAGTAAAATGA